From the Ilumatobacteraceae bacterium genome, the window CAGATCGTGACGTCGCGATTCCGGTACGACGACTCGTACACGCTCGACCGGTACCTGTCGACCGGTGGTTACGAGGGGCTCCGCAAGGCGCTCGACTCGAAGCCGGAGGACGTCCACACCGAGGTCCGCAACTCGACGCTGCTCGGTCGCGGCGGCGCCGGTTTCCCGGCCGGCGTCAAGTGGGGATTCACCCCGCAGGGCGTGTGGCCGCGCTACCTCGTCGTCAACGGTGATGAGTCGGAACCCGGCACCTACAAGGACCGCCTCCTCATGGAGCTCGATCCGCACCAGCTGATCGAGGGCTGCCTGATCGCCTGCTACGCGGCCGGACTCAGCCAGTGCTTCCTCTACGTCCGTGGCGAGATGGCGCTGGCGCACGAGCGCATCGCGGCCGCACTCAACGACGCGTACGACAACGGCTACGTCGGCAAGAACATCCTCGGCACCGACTTCAGCGTCGACATCGTCCTGCACTGGGGTGCCGGCGCCTACGTGGTGGGCGAGGAGACCGCGCTGATCGAGTCGCTCGAAGGCGAGCGCGGCATGCCGCGCCTCAAGCCGCCGTTCTTCCCCGCCGCCGTCGGGCTGTACGGCAAGCCGACGATCGTCAACAACGTCGAGACGCTCGCCAACCTGCCGTTCATCGCCAAGAACGGTTCGGCCGCGTACACGGCGATCGGCACCGAGACCTCGCCGGGCACCCGCATGATCGCGGTCTCCGGACACGTCAAGCGGCCGGGCGTGTACGAGATCGTCAACGGTTCGACCACCTTCCGTGACCTGATCTACGGCGACGAGTTCGCCCAGGGCATCCGCGACGACAACGACCTCAAGGCGTTCGTCCCCGGTGGCGGTTCGGCACCGTGGTTCCTGCCCGACCAGCTCGACATCGCGTTCGAGGGCAAAGAGGCGGGCCAAGCCGGTTCGATGCTCGGTTCGGGCGCGGTGATGGTCATGGACTCGACCACCGACATCCCCGCGGCCGCCCTGACCCTCGTGAAGTTCTACGCCCATGAATCGTGCGGCAAATGTGTGCCGTGTCGCGAGGGTGGCACCTGGCTGTACCGCATCCTCGAGCGCATCGTGGCCGGCGAGGGCACCGACGCCGACCTCGCGACGATCCTCGAGGTCGGCGAGACGATCTGCCCCGGTGAGATGCCACACGCGGCGAGCGAACGCCTCGGCATCGAGGCCCGGCCGTTCCCCTACAAGATGACGACGATCTGCTTCGTGGGCCCGTCTGCGTACGTGCCGGTCCACTCGGCGATGACCCTGTTCCCCGAGGAGTTCGAGGCGCTCGTGACGAAACGTGAAGTGCGTTCGCTGATCCCGGTCACGGCCGCACCGGTCGGAGGTGGCGCATGAGCGACGAGACCAACGACGTGCGCGACGACGACGGCGACATCATCGAACCCGACACCGCTGCCGCCGACGGCACCGAGGCCGAGCACGACCCCGAGGTCCAGCCGACCGACGACGTTGCCGATGCCCCCACCGACCCCGAGCCCGAGCCCGATCCGAACCTGGTCACGATCACGCTGAACGGCCGCGAGGTGCCCACGCAGAAGGGCGAGCTGCTGATCGCGGCCGCCGAGCGGCACGGCGAGTACATCCCGCGTTTCTGCTACCACCCACGCATGAGCTCGGTCGGCATGTGCCGCCAGTGCATGGTCGAGGTCGATACCGGCCGCGGTCCGATGCTCCAACCGTCGTGCATGATCACCGTCGCTCCCGAGATGGTGGTCGAGACCGAGTCGCCCACCGCCAAGCGGGCGCAGGAGGGCATGATCGAGCTGCTGCTCGCCAACCATCCGCTCGACTGCCCGGTGTGCGACAAGGGCGGCGAATGCCCGCTCCAGGACCAGGCCTACTCGCACGGTCCCGGCGAGAGCCGCTACGTCGAGCAGAAGCGTCACTACGCGAAGCCGATCCCGATCAGCGAGAACGTGCTGCTCGACCGCGAGCGCTGCATCCTGTGCGACCGCTGCACCCGGTTCGCCGACGAGGTCGCCGGCGACAAGCTGATCCATTTCATCGACCGCGGCAACGGCACGCAGGTCAACACGTTCCCCGACGAGCCGTTCTCGTCGTACTTCTCCGGCAACACCGTGCAGATCTGCCCGGTCGGTGCCCTCACGGCGAAGCCCTACCGGTTCAAAGCTCGCCCGTGGGACCTCGAACAGGTCGAGTCCACGTGCACCACGTGCTCGGTCGGCTGTCGTATCTCGGTGCACTCCAGCCGCGACGAGCTGCTGCGTTTCCAGGGCGTCGACGTCGAGTCGGTCAACTGGGGTTGGATGTGCGACCGAGGTCGCTTCAACTTCGAAGCGATCGAGTCCGATCTGCGGATCGCGAACCCGCTCGTGCGTGGCGAGGCCGGCCTGGCCGAGACCTCGTGGAACAGCGCCATGTCGATCGCCGCCCAGCTGCTCGGCGATGCCGACCCCGGTGCGATCGGTCTCATCGGCGGGGCGCGCGGCACCAACGAAGACGCGTTCGCGTGGGCCGCGCTCGCCGATGCCATTGGCATCGAGCGTCGTGACGCCCAACTCGGCGACGGCCTGCCGGCCGAGATCCTCAGCGTGCCCCGGGCGACGATCGCCGAAGCCGCCAATGCGCCGACCGTCATCCTCGTGGGCCCCGACATCAAAGAAGAGTTGCCCGTGCTGTACCTCCGGCTGCGTGACGCGGTCGAGCAGGGGCGCACCAAGGTGATCGAGTTCTCCTCGCAGTCGACCGGCATGACGCGCTACGCCTGGAAGTCGATCCGGCACGCGCCGGGCGTCGCCCCGTCCGAGATCGCCAAGGCGCTCGCCGATCCCGCCGTCGCGGATCAGATCGCCACCGGCGACGTGGTCGTCGTCGGCGGTCGCAACAACCTCGCCGTCTCCGACGAGACCGCATTGTCGGCCGTGACCGCGGTGCTCGACGCCGTGCCCGCCGCTCGGCTCCTGCCCGCCTTGCGTCGCGGCAACGTCGTCGGTGCCCTCCAGCTGGGCCTGGCTCCTGCCACACCCGAGCACGATTCGCTCTCGACGTTGCGGGCCGCCGCCGACGGCAAGATCGACCTGCTGGTGCTGCTCGGCTCCGACCCGATCAACGACTGTCCCGATGCCGACCTCGCCCGCCGGGGTCTGGCCGGTGCCCGACGGGTGCTGTCGATCGACACGTTCCTGTCCGAGTCGACGCAGGTCGCCGACGTCGTGCTCCCCGCCGCAGCGTTCGGTGAACAGACGGGCACGACCACCAACCTCGAGGGTCGCGTCAGCCGGGTCAACCAGAAGGTCACCGCACACGGGATCTCTCGTCCCGACTGGATGATCGCCAGCGACCTGGCCCTCCATCTCGGTCACGATCTCGGATTCGGTTCGCACGACGACGTCACGACCGCGATCGCGTCGCGTGTCGCGGCCTACGCCGCCGCGACACCGGCGGCCGTCGACGCCGATCCCGAGGGCGTGCTCGCCGTCGGCTTCGATCGCGAGCTCCCCAGCGTCGCCGGACACGACGCTCCGCCGAGCGGCTACGACTATCGGCTGGTGGTCAGCCGCAAGCTCTACGATCGTGCGGTGCTCACGTCGATGTCGCCGTCGATCGCGAAGCTGCCGATCGGTGCCGGCGCCCACGTGCACCCACTCGATCTCGACCGCGTCGGCGAAGCCGAAGGTGTCGAGGTCCGACTGGTCAGCTCGAAGGGCTCCGTCGTGATGCCGCTCGTCGCCGACGACACGGTGCAGCGCGGCACGATCTGGGCCCCGTTCAACCAGGCCGGTGCCGACATCACCGAGCTGGTCGACGCCGCGGCAGCCGTCACCGACGTTCGAATCGAGCGCATCGCATGATCGTCTCGCTGCTCGCCGCCGACCCGCTGCTCGACACCGAGATGATCGGGTGTCTCCCATGATCGCCTCGCTGCTCGCCGCCGACCCGCTGCTCGACACCACCGACTGGTGGTGGCAGGTCATCGCGATCGTCGGTGCCAAGGTGCTCGTCGTCTTCGTCCTCGGGCTCGTCAGCACCATGTTCATGGTGTGGTTCGAGCGCAAGATCGTCTCGGGCATGCAGAACCGTGTCGGACCGAACAAGGCCGGCCCGTTCGGTCTGCTCCAGACACTCGCCGACGGCACCAAGTTGTTCTTCAAAGAAGACCTGCTGCCCGAGAAGGCCGACAAGTGGGTGTTCCGTCTCGCGCCGTTCCTGGCGTTCGTCCCCGCGTTCCTGGTCTGGTCGGTGATCCCGCTCGGTGGCGACTTCACCAACGGCAACGACGGCACGGTCACCTGGGGTGACTACACGACCCGGATCCAGCTGATCGACGCACCGGTCGGCATCCTGATCGTGCTGGCACTCAGCTCGATCGGCGTGTACGGCATCATGCTCGCCGGGTGGGCGTCCGGCTCGAAGTACCCGTTGCTCGGTTCGGTCCGCGCCTCGGCCCAGATGATCTCGTACGAGGCGGCGCTCGGCCTGAGCCTCGGTGCCGTGCTCCTCATGTCGGGCACGCTCACGACCTCCGGCATCGTCGGCGGCCAGGACGGCGTGTCGAACTGGAACATCGTCGCCACGGGGTTCATCCCGTTCGTGATCTTCCTGATCGCCATGACCGCCGAGCTGAACCGTCCGCCGTTCGACCTCGTCGAAGCCGAGCAAGAACTCGTCGGCGGTTTCAACACCGAGTATTCGTCGATCCGATTCGCGCTGTTCTTCCTGGCCGAGTTCATGAACGTGATCACGATGTCCGGCGTCATGGTCACCCTGTTCCTCGGCGGCCCGCAGCCGCTGAACCTCGGCAACATCGAGCTCGGCTCGATCGTCGAGGACGGCAACATCTTCGCCTGGGCCGGACCGCTGAGCGGGACGATCTGGGTCACGATCAAGGTGCTCGCGTTCCTCTACGCCTACGTCTGGTTCCGGGCGACGCTCCCGCGGTTGCGGTACGACCAGCTGATGGACTTCGGTTGGAAGCTGCTGATCCCGGTGGCGCTCGGTTGGTTCCTGGTGCTGGCGGCCCTGCAGATGGCGCGTGACGAATACGACGGCCTCGGCCCGGTGCTGCTCGCCGGCGTGATCGCGATCGTCGTGCTGTTCGTGGCCTATGCGCTGTTCAATGCAGCGCTCGTGGTGAGCAAGCGCAATCGAGAGCGCGAAGGAGCGGCGTACTGATGGGTTACCTGGACGGTTTCGCAGTCACCATTCGCCAGCACCGCCTCTTCGGCGGCAAGCAGGTCACCACCGAGTACTCGGGTGGCCGCTACGCCAAGAAGCACGGCAAGGCGAACGATCCCGACGTCGGCGACGACGAGAAGATCCCCAAGCCCGAGCGTCTGCACGGGCGCCATGTCCTCAACAAGTACGAGGACGGCATGGAGAAGTGCATCGGCTGCGAGCTGTGCGCCGGCGTGTGCCCGGCCAAGTGCATCTACGTGCGGGGTCAGGACAACGACCCGGAGAACCCGACGTCGCCGGGCGAACGCTTCGGGTTCGTCTACGAGATCAACTATCTCCGGTGCATCCACTGTGACCTGTGCGTCGAGGCGTGCCCGACCGAGGCGATCACCGAGACGAAGCTGTTCGAGTTCAGCTTCACCAACCGCCAGGACGCCATCTACACCAAGAAGGAGCTCCTCGTCGACGACGAGGGCAAGCCCAAGCACCTGCCGTGGGAAGACTGGCGCGACGGCGAGGACGAGCACACGTCCGGCTGGATGCGCGCCACGTCGCCGTCGGGCGACGCCACGTTCCGCGGCGTCGTCGGCTGGAGCAACGAGCTCGGCCACGGCGAGCGCGCCCCCGAGCCCCCGCAGCCGGAGGCCGACGCATGAGACTCGGCTGCATCCGACCCCTTCGAGACGCGATCAGCGACGGCCTGCGTGGCCGGGGAACCCGGTAATGGAACTGCTCGTCTTCATCCTTGCGTCCGCGATGGTGCTCGCCGGTGGGCTCGGCGTCGTGCTCCGCTCCAACCCCGTGCATGCGGCGCTCTCGCTCGTGCTCACGCTGTTCGGCGTCGCCGTGCACTTCGTCGCGCTCGAGGCCCACTTCCTCGCCGCCGTGCAGATCATCGTCTACGCCGGCGCGATCGTCGTGCTGTTCCTGTTCGTGATCATGCTGCTCGGCGTCGACAAGTCCGAAGACCTGTCGATCGAGCCGTTCCCGATCCAGCGCCCGGTCGCGATCGTGATCGGTGCCGCCGTCGCCGGTCTCGTCATCGCAGCGGTCGTGCGGGCTCGCGACACGATCGCCGAGACCGACACGCCGCTCGCCGCCGACGGCGACAGCAACATCCAGTTGCTCGCCCGCAACCTCTTCAGCGACCACGTGTTCGCGTTCGAGTTCACGTCGATCCTGCTGATCGTCGCGGTCGCCGGCACCGTGGTCCTGACCCGTAAGGACAAGCGGAAGGTGGAGCAATGAGCGCAGCGATGCTCGGCGCCGTCACGCCGACCACGACGTACTACCTGATCCTGTCGGCGCTCCTGTTCGGCATCGGCGCCGCCGGTCTGATGATCCGCCGCAACCCGCTGATCATGTTCATGTGCATCGAGCTGATGCTCAACGCGGTCAACCTGTCGTTCGTCGCCCTCGCGGTCCGCTTCGGCAACATCGACGGCCAGACCGCGGTGTTCTTCGTGATGGTCGTCGCCGCCGCCGAGGTGGTGGTCGGACTCGGGCTGATCATCTCGCTCCTCAAGCGCCGTCCGGGTGCGAACGCCGACGACCTGGCAGAGCTCCGAGGATGAGTAGGAACGTATAACGCATGCTCGACGTCATCTGGTTGATTCCAGCGTTCCCGCTCGCCGGGTTCTTGCTCATCTTGCTGTTCGGTCGCCGCCTCGGCGAGCCGCGCAGCGGCTATCTCGCAGCGACGATGGTGCTGCTGTCGTTCGTCGTGTCGGTCGGTGCCTACTTCGACCTGCTGTCGATGAGCGAAGAGGAGCGCTCGCACGTCGAGTCGCTGTTCTCCTGGGTGCCGGTCGACTCGCTGCAGATCGACATGGCGTTCCTCGCCGACCCGTTGTCGATCACGATGTGTCTCTTCGTCACCGGTATCGGCTTCCTGATCCACCTCTTCGCGATCGGGTACATGCACGGCGATCCGAAGTTCTCGAAGTTCTTCCTCTACCTCAACCTCTTCGTGCTCTCGATGACGTTGCTGGTCCTCGGCGAGAACCTGCTCGTCACCTTCCTCGGCTGGGAGGGCGTCGGCACGTGCTCGTACCTGCTGATCTCGTTCTGGCACACCAAGGACGCCAACGCCTCCGCCGGCAAGAAGGCCTTCGTCACCAACCGCATCGGTGACTGGGGCTTCATGTTGGCGATGTTCCTCGGGTTCCAGGCCATCGGCTCGGTCAGCTACCTCAACCTGAACCTCGCCGCCGAGTCGGGTGCGATCGGGCAGAGCACGGCGACCGGTATCTCGATGCTGCTGTTCGTCGGAGCCGTCGGGAAGTCGGCGCAGTTGCCGCTCTACGTGTGGCTGCCCGACGCGATGGCGGGCCCCACACCGGTGTCCGCGCTCATCCACGCCGCGACCATGGTCACCGCCGGTGTGTTCCTGATGACCCGCATGAACCCGATGCTGGCCGCTGCGGCGCCCGAGGTGAGTGTGCTCATCGCCTGGGTCGGCGCGATCACCGCACTGTTCGCGGCCACGATCGCCGTCGCCCAGACCGACATCAAGAAGGTGCTGGCCTACTCGACGGTGTCGCAGCTCGGCTATATGTTCCTCGCCGTCGGTTCGGGCGCATTCGTCGCCGCGATCTTCCACATGGTCACCCACGCCTTCTTCAAGGCGCTCATGTTCCTCGGTTCCGGCTCGGTGATCCACGGCATGCACCACGAGCAGGACATGCGCAAGATGGGTGCCCTCCGCAAGGTGATGCCGGTCACCGCGGCGACGTTCATCATCGGCTGGCTCGCGATCGCCGGCGTGCCGCCGTTCGCCGGCTTCTGGTCGAAAGACGAGATCCTGCTCTTCACGCTGGCCGAACGCGGCCCGGTGCTCTATGCGATCGGTCTCGTCACCGCGGTGCTCACCGCGTTCTACATGACCCGCCAGGTCATCATGGTCTTCTTCGGTGACGCCCGGTGGGGCAGCCACGCCAACGAGGCGGAGGCCGCACATCTCGAGCACGCCGACGACGAGACCGATGGCGCCGAGGCCGATGCGGTCGACGATGCCCACCCGGTCGAGACGCACGGCGCACACGGCGAGTTCAAGCCGCACGAGTCGCCTCCGATCATGCTCTTCCCGCTCGTCGTGCTCGCCGGTCTGGCGATGGTCGGCGGCATCATCCAGTTGCCGTCGTTCGGGTTCATCCCCTCCGACTGGCGTCACAAGCTCGAAGACTGGCTGCACCCGATCGTCGCTCCCGGCGAAGCCGAGATCACCGGCTCGTCGGCGTACGACGCCAAGGAGCTGCTCGCCGTGCTCGCCATCGCGTGTGCGCTCGTCGGGATCGCCGCTGCGGTCGCGATCTACGCCAAGAAGATGGCCAAGCCCGTCGAGCCCGAGATCCTCGCCGACGGCTGGGGCTACGACCGAGCGATCAGCGCGTTCATGGGCGGACCCGGCCGGAAGGCGTTCGACGCCATCGCCTGGTTCGACAAGACCATCGTCGACGGAGCCGTCAACGGTGCCGCGACCACGATCTCCAAGAGCGCCGGCGTCATCCGGCGCGGCCAGACCGGCAACGTCCGCAACTACGCGGGCATCCTCGGCGCCGGTGTCGTGCTGCTGCTCGTCTGGTTCGTGATCGGTCGAGGGGTGCTGTGATGTCCGCGTTGTTCGCTGCCGAGGCCGGGCAGGGCCCGATCGCCTTCCCGATCCTGTCGATGCTGGTGTTCCTGCCGGTCGCCGGTGCCGTCCTGATCACGGTGCTGTCCAAGCACCGCCGTGAGTACGTTCGCCTCGTCGCGGCGATCACGTCGGTCGCCACCGGCGCTATGAGCGTGTGGCTGCTCACCGAGTTCGACGGTGACGACGCCGGGTTCCAGTTCGTCTCGAAACACCCGTGGATCGAGCAGTGGGGTATCTCGTGGCACCTCGGTGTCGACGGCATCTCGCTGTTCCTGATCGTGCTCACGGGTGTGCTGTTCCCGCTCGCGATCATGGGCATCGATCCGCACAACGACGATCCGGCGCAGGACAAGCCGTACTTCGCGTGGCTGCTGCTGCTCGAGGCCGGCGTCATGGGCTCGTTCATGAGCCTCGACCTGTTCCTCTTCTTCGTCTTCTTCGAGATCGTGCTCGTCCCGATGTACTTCCTGATCGGTGGATGGGGATACGAGGGGCGCGTCTACGCCGCGACCAAGTTCTTCCTCTACACGATGATCGGCTCGGCGTTCATGCTCGTGTCGATCATGGCGACGGTCTTCATCGCGAGTCGCAACGGCGTCGACGGGATCACGTTCGACCTCGTCCAGATCGCCGAGAACGCCGACTTCGCGGCGTCGACGGGACGATGGCTGTTCTTCGGATTCGCCGTCGCCTTCGCCGTCAAGGTGCCGATCTTCCCGCTCCACACCTGGCTGCCCGACGCCCATACCCAGGCACCGACCGCCGGTTCGGTCGTCCTCGCCGGTGTCATGCTGAAGCTCGGCACGTACGGCCTCTTGCGGTTCGGCCTCTATCTGTTCCCCGAGGCGTCGTACTGGAGCCGCCATCTGTGGCTCACGCTGGCGGTGATCGGCATCATCTACGGCGCGATCGCGGCGACGATGCAGAAGGATCTCAAGCGCCTCGTCGCCTACTCATCGGTCGCGCACCTCGGCTTTATCGTGCTCGGCACCTTCGCATTCACCACACAGGCGATCACCGGTTCGGTCATGCAGATGGTCAACCACGGCATCTCGACCGGCGCCCTGTTCCTGATGGTCGGGTGGATCTACGAACGACGCAAGACACGCCAGATCAGCGAGCTGAAGGGCATCCAGTCGGTCGCCCCGATCTTCGCGGCCGGGTTCATGGTCGTGATGCTCAGCTCGATCGGCGTGCCGGGCCTCAACGGGTTCGTCGGCGAATACCTGATCCTGATCGGCGCCTTCATGTCGGCGCGCTGGTACGTCGTGATCGCGGCCACCGGAGTGATCCTCGCTGCGCTGTACCTGCTGTGGGCCTACCAGCGCGTGTTCCACGGCGAGCCCGACGAGGCCAACAAGACCTTCGCAGAGCTCAAGCTCAAGGAGGCGGCGGTGCTGGTGCCGTTCCTCGGGATCATCGTCTTCACCGGCGTGTATCCCAAGCCGATGCTCGACCGGATCGAACCGGCGGTCGAATCGTTGATCGAGAGTGTCTCGTCGCGCGGCGGCTTCACCGCCGAGACGCCGGGTGAGTTCGACCCGTCGACCGTCGTGATCGAACACGAAGGTGACGACCACGACGACGACCACGAGGGCGACGAGGGCGACGAGTCGCACGAGGAAGAGAACGAGTGATGTTGGCGCAAGAATTCCTCGCTCCCGAGGTCGAGTGGTACCACCTCAGTCCGATCCTCACGCTGGTGGCCGGCGCCATGTTCCTGCTGGTCGTCGGTGCGCTGACACCCACGTGGCCCCGCAACCTGTACGCGGCCGTCACCTCGCTCACCGCCTCCGCAGCCGGCCTCCTGGCGTTTCTCCAGTGGCGCACGATCGACGACGACGGTCCGTCCACGCTGCTGAGCCGTGCGCTCGCGTTCGACACGTTCGCGCAGTACCTCACGATCACGATCTGCGTGGCGACATTGCTCGTCTCGCTGGTCACCGCCGACGAGCTGCACCGCACCGGCCGTGACGGGCCCGAGGTGTACGCCCTGTTCCTGGTGGCCGCAACCGGCGCCGTCGTCATGGGTGCCGCCAACGATCTGATCGTGCTGTTCCTCGGTCTCGAGACGCTGTCGCTCGCCCTGTACGTCCTCGCCGCCAGCGATCGTGACCGGTCGGCCAGCCAGGAGTCGGGCATCAAGTACTTCGTGCTCGGCGGCTTCGCCTCTGCCTTCTTCCTGTACGGCATCGCGCTGATCTACGGCGGCACGCAGTCGACCAACATCGGCGAGATCATCGCGTCGTTCCAATCGAGTGTGCTCATCGACGGCCAGGACACGCTCGTCCTCGCGGGCATCGCACTGCTGATCGTCGGACTCGCGTTCAAGGTGGCGGCGGTGCCGTTCCACGTCTGGACCCCCGACGTCTACCAGGGCGCCCCCACGAACGTCACGGCGTTCATGGCCTCGGTCGGCAAGGCCGGAGCGTTCGCGGCGATGCTGCGCGTGCTCGTGATCGCCCTGCCGTTCCACCGCGACGACTGGCGGCCGGCGATCTGGGTGCTGGCGCTCCTGACCCTCGTCATCGGTTCGGTGCTCGCGGTCGTCCAGACCGACGTCAAGCGCATGCTGGCGTATTCGTCGATCAGCCACGCCGGGTTCATCCTGGTCGGCGTCGAGGCGGCGGGGCACGACGCCGGCGAGTTCGTGCTCGGCGACGGCATGCCGAGCGTGCTCACCTATCTGCTGCTGTACTCCGTGCTGACGGTCGGTTCGTTCGCGGTGGTCGCCCTCGTCGGTCGGAGCAACGGCGGCGACACGTCGCTCGATGCGTTCAAGGGGCTCGCCAAGCGCCGCCCGGCGCTGACGCTCGGCCTCACGGTCTTCCTGCTCGCCCAGGCAGGCGTGCCGCTCACCTCGGGCTTCGTCGCGAAGTGGGGCGTCATCCAGGCCGCCGTCGAACAGGAGAGTTACGCGATCGCGATCGTCGCCATGGTCGCTGCGGTCGTCGCGGCGTTCCTGTACCTGCGGATCATGGTGAACGCCTGGCTCGAGCCCAGCGGCGAGGCGACCGAGCAGGAGGCCGTGCCGTTCGCGACCGGCTTGGCCGTCGCCCTCGCCGCCGCGTTCACGATCTTCATCGGTGTTTGGCCCAACTGGCTCCTCGACGCCGCCGAATCGGTCACCCAGTACGCACGCTGACGCTTGACGGACCCCGTGCCGTCGGGCATCGTGGGTGCATGTCGGATCGTCGTCGTGTGCTCGTGCCGCAGGCGCTGGGTGCTGACGAGTTCCTGCGGGTCACCTGGCACGACGGCCGGCGGCTGATGGTCTTCTCGCAGTGGGACGGCGACCGGTGCGTGGCGGCGACGCCCGTCAAGGTCGAGCAGCTCGGTGAACTGGCCGAACTCGTCGTCACGGCGTTCACCCGGTCGGCTGCTCAGGGCCCCGAAGCATGGCCTGCTCCGCTCGGCGCCGACGTCGTGGCCCTCGATCCGTCACCGGCCGAGTGGCGTGCGGACGAGGTCAGGCCGGCTTGATGCCCGGCGGCGGGTTGCCCGTCGCCTTCTCCCACGCTGCCGCAGCGGTGCGCTTCGACACCACGCGGGCGAGACCGGCGCCGATGCCCGATGCGACGCCCCACGCGAGCGCGTCGGTCCAGTTGATGCGCCGGTCGGCAGGGTTCAGCGGGGGTTGATTACTGCCCGGCCACATCGTGCTCAGCAGGTTGCGGACGGCGATGGCGGCGGCGGCGCCCGTCACCAGACTCAGGGCTTTCCAGCTGAACGATTCCATGCCACGGCGGTACCCGGCCGCGGCCACCCCGAAACGACGGGTCAGTCGGTCCCGATCGGCCGGTCGACGACGGTCGGGTCGGGGATTCGTGAGCGGATCGCCCAGTTGAACGACTTCCATCCTTGGGTCGGGTCGGCGATCGAGACCTTGCACCGCTCGGCGTCGTCATCGCTGATCGGTTCGGCGCCGGCCGCCTTCACGTGGACCTCGGCGACCCGCTCGGCCATCAGGAACCACCCGATCGCCTCGTCGATGCTGCCGCCGACGGTCAGGAGGCCGTGGGCGCGGAGGATCGCGAGCTTGGTGTCGCCCAGCG encodes:
- the nuoG gene encoding NADH-quinone oxidoreductase subunit NuoG, whose protein sequence is MSDETNDVRDDDGDIIEPDTAAADGTEAEHDPEVQPTDDVADAPTDPEPEPDPNLVTITLNGREVPTQKGELLIAAAERHGEYIPRFCYHPRMSSVGMCRQCMVEVDTGRGPMLQPSCMITVAPEMVVETESPTAKRAQEGMIELLLANHPLDCPVCDKGGECPLQDQAYSHGPGESRYVEQKRHYAKPIPISENVLLDRERCILCDRCTRFADEVAGDKLIHFIDRGNGTQVNTFPDEPFSSYFSGNTVQICPVGALTAKPYRFKARPWDLEQVESTCTTCSVGCRISVHSSRDELLRFQGVDVESVNWGWMCDRGRFNFEAIESDLRIANPLVRGEAGLAETSWNSAMSIAAQLLGDADPGAIGLIGGARGTNEDAFAWAALADAIGIERRDAQLGDGLPAEILSVPRATIAEAANAPTVILVGPDIKEELPVLYLRLRDAVEQGRTKVIEFSSQSTGMTRYAWKSIRHAPGVAPSEIAKALADPAVADQIATGDVVVVGGRNNLAVSDETALSAVTAVLDAVPAARLLPALRRGNVVGALQLGLAPATPEHDSLSTLRAAADGKIDLLVLLGSDPINDCPDADLARRGLAGARRVLSIDTFLSESTQVADVVLPAAAFGEQTGTTTNLEGRVSRVNQKVTAHGISRPDWMIASDLALHLGHDLGFGSHDDVTTAIASRVAAYAAATPAAVDADPEGVLAVGFDRELPSVAGHDAPPSGYDYRLVVSRKLYDRAVLTSMSPSIAKLPIGAGAHVHPLDLDRVGEAEGVEVRLVSSKGSVVMPLVADDTVQRGTIWAPFNQAGADITELVDAAAAVTDVRIERIA
- a CDS encoding NADH-quinone oxidoreductase subunit J, coding for MELLVFILASAMVLAGGLGVVLRSNPVHAALSLVLTLFGVAVHFVALEAHFLAAVQIIVYAGAIVVLFLFVIMLLGVDKSEDLSIEPFPIQRPVAIVIGAAVAGLVIAAVVRARDTIAETDTPLAADGDSNIQLLARNLFSDHVFAFEFTSILLIVAVAGTVVLTRKDKRKVEQ
- the nuoH gene encoding NADH-quinone oxidoreductase subunit NuoH, whose protein sequence is MIASLLAADPLLDTTDWWWQVIAIVGAKVLVVFVLGLVSTMFMVWFERKIVSGMQNRVGPNKAGPFGLLQTLADGTKLFFKEDLLPEKADKWVFRLAPFLAFVPAFLVWSVIPLGGDFTNGNDGTVTWGDYTTRIQLIDAPVGILIVLALSSIGVYGIMLAGWASGSKYPLLGSVRASAQMISYEAALGLSLGAVLLMSGTLTTSGIVGGQDGVSNWNIVATGFIPFVIFLIAMTAELNRPPFDLVEAEQELVGGFNTEYSSIRFALFFLAEFMNVITMSGVMVTLFLGGPQPLNLGNIELGSIVEDGNIFAWAGPLSGTIWVTIKVLAFLYAYVWFRATLPRLRYDQLMDFGWKLLIPVALGWFLVLAALQMARDEYDGLGPVLLAGVIAIVVLFVAYALFNAALVVSKRNREREGAAY
- the nuoK gene encoding NADH-quinone oxidoreductase subunit NuoK, whose protein sequence is MSAAMLGAVTPTTTYYLILSALLFGIGAAGLMIRRNPLIMFMCIELMLNAVNLSFVALAVRFGNIDGQTAVFFVMVVAAAEVVVGLGLIISLLKRRPGANADDLAELRG
- the nuoF gene encoding NADH-quinone oxidoreductase subunit NuoF; this encodes MTAAGSYEWAPGYYDDGDRPQIVTSRFRYDDSYTLDRYLSTGGYEGLRKALDSKPEDVHTEVRNSTLLGRGGAGFPAGVKWGFTPQGVWPRYLVVNGDESEPGTYKDRLLMELDPHQLIEGCLIACYAAGLSQCFLYVRGEMALAHERIAAALNDAYDNGYVGKNILGTDFSVDIVLHWGAGAYVVGEETALIESLEGERGMPRLKPPFFPAAVGLYGKPTIVNNVETLANLPFIAKNGSAAYTAIGTETSPGTRMIAVSGHVKRPGVYEIVNGSTTFRDLIYGDEFAQGIRDDNDLKAFVPGGGSAPWFLPDQLDIAFEGKEAGQAGSMLGSGAVMVMDSTTDIPAAALTLVKFYAHESCGKCVPCREGGTWLYRILERIVAGEGTDADLATILEVGETICPGEMPHAASERLGIEARPFPYKMTTICFVGPSAYVPVHSAMTLFPEEFEALVTKREVRSLIPVTAAPVGGGA
- a CDS encoding NADH-quinone oxidoreductase subunit I, producing MGYLDGFAVTIRQHRLFGGKQVTTEYSGGRYAKKHGKANDPDVGDDEKIPKPERLHGRHVLNKYEDGMEKCIGCELCAGVCPAKCIYVRGQDNDPENPTSPGERFGFVYEINYLRCIHCDLCVEACPTEAITETKLFEFSFTNRQDAIYTKKELLVDDEGKPKHLPWEDWRDGEDEHTSGWMRATSPSGDATFRGVVGWSNELGHGERAPEPPQPEADA